The Tenebrio molitor chromosome 5, icTenMoli1.1, whole genome shotgun sequence genome has a segment encoding these proteins:
- the LOC138130973 gene encoding uncharacterized protein isoform X2: MALPVAVALSGLNKSSFSDDLNDIYDQGAVLLKSPSMTSVASTEGSTCSQESGISSMASEPSSQKSLTNYFDLLWETNQTQNGNNDSVLDDNTQASEIKDDPLAKETPLPQEIIHQNRNILNLASNMRENSTFFKPAQLKEGIVYFFNNRSQYSRVAGATIPDYVEMKCPREGCGYIEPHYD, encoded by the exons ATGGCCCTTCCCGTAGCTGTTGCCTTATCTGGCCTCAACAAATCCTCCTTCTCGGATGACCTGAACGACATATATGATCAAGGAGCGGTTTTGCTCAAGAGTCCCAGCATGACTTCGGTGGCATCCACCGAAGGCAGTACTTGCTCCCAAGAAAGCGGAATATCCTCCATGGCCAGTGAACCAAGCTCACAAAAGAGTTTAACAAACTACTTCGATCTCCTCTGGGAAACAAATCAAACCCAG AATGGAAATAACGACAGCGTTCTTGATGACAATACTCAAGCCAGCGAAATAAAAGATGATCCGCTCGCGAAAGAGACGCCCCTTCCACAAGAGATCATACATCAGAATCGAAATATTCTAAACTTGGCCAGCAACATGCGTGAAAATTCCACCTTTTTTAAACCAGCTCAACTCAAGGAAGGAATCGTCTACTTTTTCAACAACAGATCGCAGTATTCCCGCGTGGCGGGTGCAACGATACCTGATTACGTCGAGATGAAGTGTCCTCGTGAGGGGTGCGGATACATTGAACCACATTACGATTGA
- the LOC138130973 gene encoding uncharacterized protein isoform X1 — protein sequence MRLSLKANESTILKATNQIEMALPVAVALSGLNKSSFSDDLNDIYDQGAVLLKSPSMTSVASTEGSTCSQESGISSMASEPSSQKSLTNYFDLLWETNQTQNGNNDSVLDDNTQASEIKDDPLAKETPLPQEIIHQNRNILNLASNMRENSTFFKPAQLKEGIVYFFNNRSQYSRVAGATIPDYVEMKCPREGCGYIEPHYD from the exons ATGAGATTATCTTTGAAAGCCAACGAATCCACAATCTTAAAag CAACAAATCAAATCGAAATGGCCCTTCCCGTAGCTGTTGCCTTATCTGGCCTCAACAAATCCTCCTTCTCGGATGACCTGAACGACATATATGATCAAGGAGCGGTTTTGCTCAAGAGTCCCAGCATGACTTCGGTGGCATCCACCGAAGGCAGTACTTGCTCCCAAGAAAGCGGAATATCCTCCATGGCCAGTGAACCAAGCTCACAAAAGAGTTTAACAAACTACTTCGATCTCCTCTGGGAAACAAATCAAACCCAG AATGGAAATAACGACAGCGTTCTTGATGACAATACTCAAGCCAGCGAAATAAAAGATGATCCGCTCGCGAAAGAGACGCCCCTTCCACAAGAGATCATACATCAGAATCGAAATATTCTAAACTTGGCCAGCAACATGCGTGAAAATTCCACCTTTTTTAAACCAGCTCAACTCAAGGAAGGAATCGTCTACTTTTTCAACAACAGATCGCAGTATTCCCGCGTGGCGGGTGCAACGATACCTGATTACGTCGAGATGAAGTGTCCTCGTGAGGGGTGCGGATACATTGAACCACATTACGATTGA